One Prosthecobacter dejongeii genomic window carries:
- a CDS encoding L,D-transpeptidase, whose product MNLIHPRIEVSVGTQTLELWDGIRQVKRWPCSTSKFGLGYTEGSHKTPLGGFVVREKHGEGAPSGTIFKSRQPVGLWTEDFITPDDLILSRILWLDGVEKRNSNTWQRYIYIHGTNDERSIGRPASHGCIRLKNEAMIELYDLTPVGTAVWICE is encoded by the coding sequence GTGAATCTCATCCACCCACGCATCGAAGTCTCTGTCGGCACCCAAACTTTGGAACTGTGGGACGGCATCCGCCAAGTGAAGCGCTGGCCATGCAGTACTTCAAAATTTGGTTTAGGCTACACGGAAGGGAGCCATAAGACGCCTCTTGGCGGTTTCGTCGTCCGGGAAAAGCACGGTGAAGGGGCGCCTTCGGGCACGATTTTTAAATCTCGTCAGCCAGTGGGGCTTTGGACAGAAGACTTCATAACTCCGGATGATCTCATTTTAAGCCGCATTTTGTGGCTGGACGGGGTGGAAAAACGCAATTCCAATACTTGGCAGCGTTACATCTACATTCATGGAACCAATGACGAACGCAGCATCGGGCGACCAGCTAGCCACGGGTGCATTCGGCTGAAAAATGAGGCCATGATTGAACTCTACGATCTGACACCTGTGGGAACAGCGGTCTGGATCTGTGAGTAA
- a CDS encoding HPr family phosphocarrier protein: protein MTLSKDLTIRNKMGMHARPAAQFVKRASKYKCDVWVEKDEEPVNGKSIMGLMMLAAGRGEVIKLTTEGVDAEAAMADLEELVLSGFGDVE from the coding sequence ATGACTCTCAGTAAAGACCTCACCATCCGAAACAAGATGGGCATGCATGCCCGTCCTGCGGCGCAATTTGTTAAGAGGGCTAGCAAATATAAGTGCGACGTCTGGGTGGAAAAAGACGAAGAGCCCGTGAATGGCAAAAGCATCATGGGGCTCATGATGCTGGCGGCTGGCCGCGGCGAAGTGATCAAGCTAACAACGGAAGGTGTGGATGCCGAGGCTGCCATGGCAGACTTGGAGGAACTCGTCCTTTCCGGCTTTGGAGATGTGGAGTAA
- the hprK gene encoding HPr(Ser) kinase/phosphatase, with product MKRPSAITVEEFFRTNEKALKLRLVGSDAGFKRKISEPSVNRPGLALSGFFTYFAYKRVQIIGNSEHSFLEGLEPKLRAARFSQLCSWEIPCLIVARGHRLSEELVAIANEAGISVFQTSMITMKFINAATIKLEWAFAPTMLVHGCLVDVQGIGVLVQGKSGCGKSESVIGLLQRGASLVADDAVRLRLVEEREIVGSAPEMTRNMIEIRGLGILNVAALFGVGSVRMSKRLDLAVNLVHLQESNDLERVGMENQTTEVMGMTIAKVDIPVAPGRDVAGLIELAALNYKLRTFGYNSAVEFDQRLLKKMADDQIG from the coding sequence ATGAAACGTCCCTCCGCCATCACGGTGGAGGAGTTTTTCAGAACCAACGAAAAGGCATTGAAGCTGCGTTTGGTCGGCAGCGATGCGGGCTTCAAACGCAAGATCTCAGAGCCTTCGGTGAATCGGCCAGGCCTTGCCCTTTCGGGGTTTTTCACCTATTTCGCTTACAAACGGGTGCAGATCATCGGGAATTCTGAGCATTCCTTTTTGGAGGGACTGGAGCCTAAATTGCGAGCCGCCCGCTTCAGCCAATTGTGCAGTTGGGAGATTCCCTGCCTCATCGTGGCCCGTGGACATCGTCTGAGTGAGGAATTGGTAGCCATAGCGAATGAAGCCGGCATTTCCGTTTTCCAGACCAGCATGATCACCATGAAATTCATCAATGCAGCCACCATCAAGCTGGAGTGGGCCTTTGCCCCCACCATGCTCGTGCACGGGTGCCTGGTGGATGTGCAGGGCATTGGCGTTCTGGTGCAGGGGAAAAGTGGCTGTGGTAAAAGTGAAAGTGTCATTGGGCTCTTGCAGCGCGGTGCCAGCCTCGTGGCGGACGATGCCGTGCGCTTACGCCTCGTCGAAGAACGTGAAATTGTGGGTTCTGCCCCCGAAATGACCCGTAACATGATTGAAATTCGTGGCCTCGGAATTCTCAATGTAGCCGCCCTTTTCGGGGTGGGGTCTGTCCGCATGAGCAAAAGGCTGGATTTAGCAGTGAATCTCGTCCACCTCCAGGAATCCAATGACCTGGAGCGAGTAGGCATGGAAAATCAGACGACTGAGGTCATGGGAATGACCATCGCCAAAGTGGATATTCCAGTGGCCCCAGGCCGCGACGTGGCGGGTTTGATCGAATTAGCGGCCTTAAATTACAAATTGCGCACCTTTGGCTACAACAGCGCAGTAGAGTTTGATCAAAGATTGTTGAAAAAGATGGCGGACGACCAGATAGGTTAA